The segment GGGTCGGTCATGATTTTGAAAGCCAGGGCGGAAAAGGGCTCATTATCGTCAGAAGGACGGGTCACTTCCGTACCGTCCGGCAGCTCCCCTTGAATCGCCGGAACATCCAGCGGGGAAGGCATGTAGTCGACAACGGCATCCAACATGGCTTGGACCCCTTTGTTCTTATAGGAAGAACCGCAGAGTACCGGAATGATTTCTACATTGCAGACCCCTTTACGGATGACTGCTTTCAGCTCATCCACGGTAACCTCTTCACCTTCCAGGTATTTCATCATCAGATCCTCATCCAGCTCGGCTAAAGCTTCCAACATTTGGGTACGGTATTCTTCGGCTTTTTCCTTATACTCATCAGGAATTTCCCGAGCCTCCGTCTTCGTACCCAAATCATCCAGGTAATAGTAAGCCTCGTTTTTGACCAGGTCGATAATCCCTTCAAAGGTATCTTCAGACCCGATCGGGAGCTGGATCGGTACTGCATTTGCATCTAATCGATCGCGCATCTGTTGTACTGCGCCATAAAAATCCGCACCGACAACGTCCATTTTGTTGACATATGCCATACGGGGAACTTGGTAGGTATCCGCCTGACGCCAAACGGTTTCCGACTGGGGCTCCACGCCGCCTTTGGCGCAAAACACCCCAACCGCTCCGTCAAGTACACGCAGGGATCGCTCCACCTCGACGGTGAAATCCACGTGACCCGGGGTGTCGATAATGTTTATTCGATGATCATTCCACTGACAAGTGGTGGCAGCAGAAGTAATCGTGATTCCCCGTTCTTGCTCCTGTTCCATCCAATCCATGGTTGCGGCACCTTCATGGGTTTCCCCGATTTTGTGCACCCGACCACTATAAAACAGGATTCGTTCAGTTGTCGTGGTCTTACCGGCATCGATGTGAGCCATGATCCCGATGTTCCGCGTGTCTTTCAAGGAGAACTCACGTGCCATCGGAAATGTCTCCTTTCATCTGAGCAAATGTGTGGCTGGTATATTACCAGCGATAATGGGCAAACGCACGGTTTGCTTCTGCCATGCGATGCGTATCTTCTTTTTTCTTCACGGCTGCACCGGCGTTATTGGCTGCGTCGATCAGTTCGTTGGCCAAACGCTCCTGCATGGTTTTTTCTCCACGCAGACGGGCGTAACTTACCAACCAGCGCAAACCTAAGCTGGTACGACGTTCCGGCTTCACCTCAACAGGCACCTGATAGTTGGCACCACCAACACGGCGTGCCTTTACTTCCAGGACCGGCATCACGTTTTTCAGGGATTGTTCAAACACTTCCATCGGATCTTTACCGGTTCGCTCTCTCACAAGGTCAAAAGCATCGTAAAGGATGGTTTGTGCTCTTCCCTTCTTCCCGTCATACATCAGCCGATTGATCAAACGGGTAACCAGTTTACTGTTGTAAATCGGATCAGGCAGTACTTCCCGGCGAGGAACGGGTCCTTTTCGCGGCATCGTCTTCCCTCCTTTGCTGCAATGAAATGGTTCAACTCTTATTTCTTCGGTCGTTTCACTCCGTATTTGGAACGTCCTTGTCCGCGGTCTTGCACGCCTGCAGTATCCAGAGCGCCCCGGACGATGTGATAACGTACACCCGGAAGGTCTTTCACCCGCCCCCCCCGTACCAGAACCATGGAGTGCTCCTGGAGGTTGTGACCGATCCCCGGAATATAAGCGGTCACCTCAATTCCGTTCGTCAAACGGACACGGGCATATTTCCGCAGAGCGGAGTTCGGTTTTTTCGGATTCATGGTGCCCACACGGGTACATACTCCCCGTTTCTGGGGCGAATTTTGGTTGGTCAGCTTTTTACGAAAGCTGTTGTATCCATGTTGCAAAGCGGGAGAGTCAGATTGAGATACTTTGCTCTTCCGTCCCTTGCGAATCAACTGATTAATTGTCGGCATCCCTGTCACCTCCTTCATTTTTCAAGTCCACAGAGCCAGGCGGATCATTTTGAGACATAAAATCGGAACCTGTACCGATATAAAAACCTACCATAGGGTCATCGGCACCTGGCCATCTATGATCTCTCACAATTAATGATGGCGGCTGTTGCTGCACCCACTTCAATTCCACAAGCCTTGCCCAATTCCCTCATGGAATCTACGTAGACAACCTGCACGCCATGATTTCGACACAGATCCGTCAGGGATTGGGTTATCCGCCCGTCAGCATCCCGGGCGATCACAACTTCCTGTGCCATTCCCTGCTCAATCGCCTTTTTTGTCTGCTTGGCTCCGATTATGAGATTATACGCTGCTTTCACTTTTTCATAAGACACGGACTACGCCCTCCAAAGTGAAATTACCAAGCACACGTCGATATATTACCACCAGATATTACGGTTGTCAACAAGTGGATGAAGGCCCTGCCCCAGTAAGGTTTTTGGGGGACAGAGCCCATCCCCGTCCCTCGGTTCAATCCACCAAAACTGTATCTGCTTCCCCTGTTTCCGGTGCATCCTTCTCATTGTGCTCAACACCCAGGTTACGATATCGGGACATCCCCGTACCGGCGGGAACCAATTTCCCGATAATCACATTCTCTTTCAGGCCGAGTAACCGGTCCACCTTACCTTTAATCGCTGCATCGGTAAGAACACGTGTCGTCTCCTGGAAGGAAGCGGCGGAAAGGAAGGATTCCGTTTCCAGGGAGGCCTTGGTAATCCCCAGAAGAATCGGTCGGGCAACTGCCGGTTCTCCACCATCCAGCAACACTTTCTGGTTCGCCTTTTCATATTCATGCAGGTCAGCAATTGCCCCAGGCAGCAGATCCGTATCCCCGGCTTCGGTAATCCGGACTTTGCGCATCATCTGCCGGATCATCACTTCCACGTGCTTGTCGTTGATCTCCACCCCTTGCAGACGGTATACCTTTTGCACTTCCTGCAGGATATACTCCTGTACACCCCGGACACCTTTAATCCGCAACAGTTCCTTGGGATCAACGGAGCCTTCCGTTAATTCATCTCCGGCTTCCACTACATCTTCAACAGATACCCGCATTCTGGAGGCCATGGGAACCTGGTACGTCTTGGATTCCACTTCTCCTTCAATTTCGATCTCCCGACGATCTTTTACTTCCCGGATATCGATCACTTTCCCGGCTATTTCAGTAATCGTGGCCTGCCCTTTCGGGTTCCGTGCCTCAAACAGCTCCTGAATCCGGGGCAAACCTTGGGTGATGTCGTCCCCGGCCACACCGCCGGTGTGGAAGGTACGCATGGTCAGCTGGGTTCCTGGTTCTCCGATGGATTGAGCCGCAATAATCCCCACCGCTTCACCGATTTCCACATGGGTGCCCAAAGCAAGGTTACGGCCATAACACTTGCGGCAGACGCCGTGTTGGGTCCGGCAGTTGAGAACGGAGCGGATTTCCACCTCTTGGATTCCCGCTTCAATAATTTGGCGGGCCAGCTCTTCATCGATCAGCTGATTTCGTTCCACAATCACTTCTTTTGTCTGCGGGTGACGGACTGTTTTAAAGGCCATTCGACCAACGATCCGGTCATACAGCTCTTCAATCACTTCATTGCCGTCCTGAATTTGCGAAACAGCCAAGCCTTTGTCGGTACCACAATCCTCTTCCCGGACAATGACATCCTGGGCCACATCCACCAACCGACGGGTGAGGTATCCCGAGTCCGCCGTTCGCAGGGCAGTATCCGCAAGACCTTTTCGAGCACCGTGGGTGGAGATAAAGTATTCCAGCACCGTCAGCCCTTCCCGGAAGTTGGACTTAATCGGCAACTCGATAATCCGTCCTGAGGGGTTCGCCATCAATCCCCGCATTCCCGCCAATTGAGTAATCTGGGATACGTTACCCCGAGCACCGGAGTTGGCCATCATATAAATGGGATTAAATTTACCCAGCTGGTTCATGAGCACATCGGTAATGTCATCCTTGGCCTGACTCCAGATGGAGATGACCCGTTCATATCGCTCATCCTCGGTAATCAATCCCCGACGATACTGTTTTAATACCATTTGGACCTTCTGGTCCGCCTCATTCAGGATTTTCTGTTTCTCCTCCGGTACGACCACATCAGACACGGACATGGTGATTCCGGCTTTGGTGGAATAGGAATAGCCCAACGACTTGATGTTATCCAGTAACACGGATGTTTCCTTGGTTCCAAACCGCCGGAAACATTCCGAGATGATGGTTCCCAGGAACCCTTTTTTCACGGCTCCGGGATCCGGCAGGTTCCGAATCGTTTCCTTCAAGTTCGTCCCCTTGTCAAAGACGAAGTATTTATCCGGTGTTCCCATGGAAAGGTTGGTCTGGGTCGGCTCATTGATATAGGGGAACTCCCTGGGAAAGATTTCATTGAAAATCAGTTTCCCGACAGTTGTCATCAACAAGCCTTTTTTCTGTTTCTCCGTAAAGGAGGGTTTATCCAGAACTTTTGCGGGAACGGCAATCCGGGAGTGCAAGGTGACAGCCCCCTGTTGGTAAGCATTGATCGCTTCTCCCACTGTGGAGAAGACCATTCCTTCACCAGGGGCTCCTTCCTTCTCCAAGGTCAGGTAATAACTGCCCAGAACCATATCCTGGGAAGGAGTGACAACAGGCTTGCCGTCTTTAGGGTTCAAAATGTTTTGGGCTGCCAGCATCAGCAAGCGGGCTTCAGCCTGGGCTTCTGCAGACAGAGGAACGTGAACCGCCATTTGGTCTCCGTCAAAGTCGGCATTGTAGGCGGTACAAACCAAGGGGTGCAATCGAATGGCCCGGCCTTCCACCAGAATCGGTTCAAAGGCCTGAATCCCCAAACGGTGAAGAGTGGGAGCCCGGTTTAACAAAACAGGATGTTCCTTGATAACCTCTTCCAATACATCCCATACTTCCGGGTGTACACGCTCCACTTTCCGCTTGGCGGATTTGATGTTATGAGCCAGTCCCTTCGCCACCAGTTCTTTCATGACAAAGGGTTTAAACAGCTCCAAAGCCATTTCCTTGGGCAAACCGCATTGGTACATTTTCAGGCTGGGGCCGACGACAATCACGGAACGGCCGGAATAGTCCACCCGTTTCCCCAGCAGGTTTTGCCGAAATCGTCCTTGCTTCCCTTTCAGCATATGGGACAGGGACTTAAGAGGGCGATTGCCGGGACCGGTGACCGGGCGGCCTCGACGGCCATTATCGATCAAGGAGTCCACCGCTTCCTGCAGCATCCGCTTCTCATTCTGAACGATAATATCCGGTGCACCTAAGTCCAGCAAACGCTTCAACCGATTATTTCGGTTGATCACCCGACGGTACAGATCGTTCAGATCCGATGTGGCAAAACGTCCCCCATCCAGTTGCACCATGGGGCGAAGCTCCGGAGGAATCACCGGCAATACATCCAGAACCATCCAGTCCGGCTCATTGCCGGAATGCCGGAAAGCTTCCAGTACTTCCAAGCGTTTGACAGCACGGGTACGCCGCTGTCCCTGGGCTGTTTGCATCTCTTCTTTCAAGATGCCAACTTCCCGGTCTATATCGATATCCAACAGAAGGCGCTTGATTGCCTCGGCCCCCATCATCGCCGTAAAGGCATTTCCGTATTTTTCGCGGTAACCCCGGTACTCC is part of the Kroppenstedtia pulmonis genome and harbors:
- the rpsG gene encoding 30S ribosomal protein S7, giving the protein MPRKGPVPRREVLPDPIYNSKLVTRLINRLMYDGKKGRAQTILYDAFDLVRERTGKDPMEVFEQSLKNVMPVLEVKARRVGGANYQVPVEVKPERRTSLGLRWLVSYARLRGEKTMQERLANELIDAANNAGAAVKKKEDTHRMAEANRAFAHYRW
- the rpoC gene encoding DNA-directed RNA polymerase subunit beta' gives rise to the protein MLDVNNFEFMKIGLASPNKIRSWSRGEVKKPETINYRTLKPEKEGLFCEKIFGPTKDWECHCGKYKRVRYKGVVCDRCGVEVTRSKVRRERMGHIELAAPVSHIWYFKGIPSRMGLVLDMSPRSLEEVIYFASYVVVDPGATPLEKKQLLSEKEYRGYREKYGNAFTAMMGAEAIKRLLLDIDIDREVGILKEEMQTAQGQRRTRAVKRLEVLEAFRHSGNEPDWMVLDVLPVIPPELRPMVQLDGGRFATSDLNDLYRRVINRNNRLKRLLDLGAPDIIVQNEKRMLQEAVDSLIDNGRRGRPVTGPGNRPLKSLSHMLKGKQGRFRQNLLGKRVDYSGRSVIVVGPSLKMYQCGLPKEMALELFKPFVMKELVAKGLAHNIKSAKRKVERVHPEVWDVLEEVIKEHPVLLNRAPTLHRLGIQAFEPILVEGRAIRLHPLVCTAYNADFDGDQMAVHVPLSAEAQAEARLLMLAAQNILNPKDGKPVVTPSQDMVLGSYYLTLEKEGAPGEGMVFSTVGEAINAYQQGAVTLHSRIAVPAKVLDKPSFTEKQKKGLLMTTVGKLIFNEIFPREFPYINEPTQTNLSMGTPDKYFVFDKGTNLKETIRNLPDPGAVKKGFLGTIISECFRRFGTKETSVLLDNIKSLGYSYSTKAGITMSVSDVVVPEEKQKILNEADQKVQMVLKQYRRGLITEDERYERVISIWSQAKDDITDVLMNQLGKFNPIYMMANSGARGNVSQITQLAGMRGLMANPSGRIIELPIKSNFREGLTVLEYFISTHGARKGLADTALRTADSGYLTRRLVDVAQDVIVREEDCGTDKGLAVSQIQDGNEVIEELYDRIVGRMAFKTVRHPQTKEVIVERNQLIDEELARQIIEAGIQEVEIRSVLNCRTQHGVCRKCYGRNLALGTHVEIGEAVGIIAAQSIGEPGTQLTMRTFHTGGVAGDDITQGLPRIQELFEARNPKGQATITEIAGKVIDIREVKDRREIEIEGEVESKTYQVPMASRMRVSVEDVVEAGDELTEGSVDPKELLRIKGVRGVQEYILQEVQKVYRLQGVEINDKHVEVMIRQMMRKVRITEAGDTDLLPGAIADLHEYEKANQKVLLDGGEPAVARPILLGITKASLETESFLSAASFQETTRVLTDAAIKGKVDRLLGLKENVIIGKLVPAGTGMSRYRNLGVEHNEKDAPETGEADTVLVD
- the rpsL gene encoding 30S ribosomal protein S12, which codes for MPTINQLIRKGRKSKVSQSDSPALQHGYNSFRKKLTNQNSPQKRGVCTRVGTMNPKKPNSALRKYARVRLTNGIEVTAYIPGIGHNLQEHSMVLVRGGRVKDLPGVRYHIVRGALDTAGVQDRGQGRSKYGVKRPKK
- a CDS encoding 50S ribosomal protein L7ae-like protein, translated to MSYEKVKAAYNLIIGAKQTKKAIEQGMAQEVVIARDADGRITQSLTDLCRNHGVQVVYVDSMRELGKACGIEVGAATAAIINCERS